The genome window CCCGCGCAGCGCTTGCCGGGCCAGTTGCTGCATCACTCTTACGAAGACTTCGAAACCGTGCTGCGCAAGCTCGATACCTATTCGAGCGCATCAGCACAGCAGCGCTACGCGGCAGGCCAGCGCGGCAGCTTCACCAAGGCATTGCTGCGCGGGACCTGGGCTTTCGTCCGCACCTACTTGCTGCGCCGTGGTTTTCTCGATGGCCAGGCGGGTTTCATGATTGCCGTGTTCAACGCGCAAACCGTGTATTACCGGTTTCTGAAGCTCGCCCATCTGCAGCAAAAACCGCCGCATCAGCCCTAAGCGCCTGGCTTAATAAACGATTTCGACTGCGTTGTCCGCGTATTCGGCTCGCAACGCGGCCAGCAATTCGTCGCTTGGAATCACGCGCCATGCCTCACCCAGTTGCACTGCCGCCTGGGCTCGCTGATTGCAGTACATCACCCAGACTGCGAGACCGGCTGGCGCGGCGGCAGCTGCCTGACGCCGCCCAGCGTGATCGTCACCGCCGTAGCCCTGACGGGCACTACGAGAGGCTGAAGGGGCTGCTGGCGGCGGCGCGCCCGCTTGTGCGCGCGGCACGCAATGTGCCTGCAGCAAACGGCGCAACACTTGCGCATCAGCGTCGCCGCCCAGTTGCACTTTCAGAGCCTCGGCATAGCGGCTACGCGCACAGCCCAGATCCATCACCGTTTCAACCGTAAAGCGAATGCCGCCGGTAAACATATCGTTGCGCGCCTGACCCTGCACCACCAGCAGTTCGTCTTCTTTGAAAAGCGCCTTGTGTGCTTCGAACAACTCGTTGAACACCGTCACTTCACACTGCCCGGTGCCGTCATCGAGCACCGCGATCAGCATCTTGCCGCGCTGGGTCATCTGGGTGCGCAGCGAAACGATGACGCCCGCTACCAGCTTGTCGCGCCCTTCCTTCAGTTCGCCAATTTTCTGCCGGGCAAAGCGGCGGATTTCGTCGCGGTAGGCATCGAACAAATGGCCTGAAAGATAAAACCCCAGCGCGCTTTTTTCTTCCTGGAGTTTTTGCTTTTCTGCCCACGCTGGCTCAAGCACCAACTCGTGGCCTTGCGACGGCGCGTCGCCCATGTCGAACAAGCCGGCCTGCATCGCGTTCGCGCTGGCCTGCTCGGCCGCTTCCATCGCCAGCGACACCGAAGCGATGAGCTGCGCCCGGTTGTCATGCAACAGGTCAAACGCACCAGCGCGAATCAAGGCTTCGACCGTGCGGCGGTTCACCATGCGCCGGTCCACGCGGTTGCAAAAATCGAACAGGTCGATGAAGGGGCCGTCTTGATCGCGGGCCCGGATGATGTCTTCGATGGCGTTCTGACCGCTGCCTTTAATCGCACCCAGACCGTAGCGGATGGTATCGGCCCGCGCCTTGCCTGCAGCCGGTGCGACAGGCTCAAAGCGATATGCCGACTGGTTGATATCCGGCGGCAGCACGCTCATGCCGTTCATCAAGCAGTCTTCGAACAGAATCTTGACCTTGTCGGTGTCGTCCATCGCCAGCGACAAGTTGGCAGCCATAAATTCGGCGGGATGATGCGCCTTGAGCCACGCGGTGAAATACGCGAGCAGCGCATAGGCGGCAGCGTGCGATTTGTTGAAACCGTAGCCCGCGAACTTCTCCATCAAGTCGAAAATCTCGTCGGCCTTTTCTGCCGTGAGGCCATTTTTGGCTGCGCCATCGCGGAACAACGCGCGATGCTCGGCCATTTCCTCGGCCTTTTTCTTGCCCATCGCGCGGCGCAGCAAGTCAGCCCCGCCCAGCGAATAACCGCCGATGATCTGCGCCATCTGCATCACCTGCTCCTGATAGACCATGATGCCGTAGGTCTCTTGCAGAACCGGTTTGACGCGGGGATCGGGGTACTCCACCACTTCACGACCGTGCTTGCGCGCGCAAAAGCTGGGAATCAGGTCCATCGGGCCTGGCCGGTACAGCGCCACCAGCGCGATGATGTCTTCGAAGCGGTCCGGCTGCGCGTCCTTCAGCATGCCTTGCATGCCACGGCTTTCAAGCTGGAACACCGCCACCGTGTTGGCTTTTTTCAGAATCGAGAATGACGCGGGATCATCCAGTGGCACCTGGGCCAGCGACCAGTCCTGTTTCGACGGATCAAGGCGGCGAATATAGCGCTCGGCCCAATCGAGAATGGTCAGCGTGGTCAGGCCCAAAAAGTCGAACTTGACCAGCCCAACGGCTTCGACGTCGTCCTTGTCGTACTGACTCACCACGCCGCTGTCATCGCCCTGGGTGTAGAGCGGACAAAAATCGGTCAGCTTGCCTGGTGCGATCAGCACCCCGCCCGCGTGCATGCCGACGTTACGCGTCAGCCCTTCGACCCGCTGGGCCAGCTCCAGCAGTTGACGCACTTCGTCTTCGTTATCGAAGCGCTCCTGCAACAGCGGCTCTTCTTTTATCGCGTCGGCGATGGTCACGTGCTTGCCAGGCTTGAACGGAATCAGCTTGGCAATGCCATCGGTGAACATGTAACCCAGATCCAGCACGCGGCCAATGTCGCGCACCGCCGCCTTGGCTGCCATCGTGCCGAACGTGGCGATCTGTGACACCGCATCGGCACCGTATTTTTGCTTCACATACTGAATGACGCGATCGCGCCCTTCCTGGCAAAAGTCGATGTCGAAGTCGGGCATCGACACCCGCTCAGGGTTCAGGAAACGTTCGAACAGCAAGTTGTAGCGCAGTGGGTCGAGATCCGTCACGCCCAGCGCATACGCCACCAGCGAACCTGCGCCCGAACCCCGTCCTGGGCCCACCGGCACACCGTTGTTTTTGGCCCAGTTGATGAAGTCGGCAACGATCAGGAAGTAGCCTGGAAACCCCATGTCGATGATCGTGCCGCATTCGAACATCAGCCGTTCGCTATACACGGGACGCTGTGCATCGCGTGCAGCGGCATCGGGATAAAGCTGCTCAAGACGCTTTTCCAGCCCTTCTTGCGACAGCTGCACCAGGTAGTCGTCCAGCGACATGCCGTCGGGCGTCGGGAAGAGCGGCAGCCGGGGCTTGCCAAGTTCGAGAATCAGATTGCAGCGCCGGGCGATTTCGACCGTATTGGCGAGCGCCGCTGGAATATCCGCGAACAGCGCGGCCATTTCGGCCTGGGTGCGGAAGTACTGGTCGGTGGTGAAACGTTTCGGGCGGCGCGGGTTCGCCAGCATGTCACCCTCTGAAATACACACGCGCGCTTCGTGCGCGGTGAAATCGTCAGGGATCATGAACTGTAGCGGATGGGTCGCTACCACCGGCAGCTTGAGCGCGGCGGCGAGCGCCACCGCCTGTTGCACGTAAGTCTCGCCACCGGGCTGGCCGCTGCGTTGCAGCTCAAGATAAAACGCACCGGGGAAAATTTCGGCCCAGCGCTGAGCATGGCGTTTGGCTGCGGCTTCGTTGCCATTGGATAGCGCCACGCCGATATCGCCGTACTGCGCGCCGGACAACGCCAGCAGCCCTTCGCCCATGCCATCGGCGAGCCACGCGGCGTCTACTTCGGCACGCCCGCGATGCTGGTTGGTCAGTGACGCGCGGCTGAGCAGCTCACACAAGTTGAGATAACCACGCTGGTTGCGCACCAGCAGTAACAAGCGCGAAGGCTTGTCGCGGTCATCGTGATTGGTGATCCAGACGTCGCAGCCAGCAATGGGTTTAACCCCCTTGCTGCGGGCTTCCTTATAGAAACGGACGAGGCCAAAGGCATTGCTGAGATCGGTGAGCGCGAGCGCGCCCTGACCGTCCTGGGCCGCCGCCTTGACGATGTCGTCAAGGCGCACGATGCCGTCAGCAATGGAAAATTCGGAGTGAACGCGAAGATGGACAAAGCGGGGATCTGACATGGGCGCCATTGTAATCCACGCTCTGATAAATCCAGGATGAAACCAGAGGCCGCGGCGCACCCAGGAGGCACTTGAGTGGTGCCGCCCAAGGCCATGCCTGCGACAAGGGGAAAAGCGCCCGGATGAGGGATAATGCCGGGCTCTGTCGTTTTGCCCTACCCGGCCTTCTGGCTGGTGGCGATGGTTTTGGTTACAGGCCCTTTATTGCGGGACTGCGGTCTGATGACTCGGTTTCTACTTACGTTTCGACTTACGCTTTCGGCCCGCGTTTTTAACCCGCGCTTTTAACCCGTTATTCCCTGTTCTTTTTCGCCCCTTTACTGCAACCCTGAGCGCGCTACCTGTTTGCGCCCCCTATGGCTGAATCATCATGAGCATCGTCAATCTCGCCGCCTATCAGTTTGCGACCCTTGAAGCCACCGCAGCATGGCGGCCACTGGTCACCCAGCGTTGCGAAGCGCTCGGCCTGCGTGGCACCGTGTTACTCGCCCCCGAAGGCATCAACCTGTTCGTTGCGGGCACAGCCGAAGCGGCTCACGCGTTCATCGACTATCTGCGGCACGATCCGCTGTTCGAAGGCAAGTTCACGCAGTTGCAGTTCAAAGAAAGCCTGTCGCCCACCCAGCCGTTTCGCCGCATGCTGGTCAAGCTCAAACGCGAAATCATCACGATGAAAAAACCCGCGATCCAGCCTGAGCTAGGACGCGCCCCGGCAGTCGATGCGCACACGCTCAAGGCGTGGCTCGATCAGGGCCATGACGATACGGGCCGGCCAGTAGTGATGCTCGATACGCGCAATGCGTTCGAAGTTGATGTCGGCACTTTCGACAACACGCTCGATTACCGCATGACCCGGTTCAGCGAATTCCCCGACGTCATCGAGCAGCATCGCGCAGATCTCGAAGGCAAGACGGTAGTGTCGTTTTGCACTGGCGGGATTCGTTGCGAGAAGGCTGCGATCTATATGAAAGAGATCGGCATCGACCATGTGTATCAACTGGATGGCGGGATTCTGAAATATTTCGAAGAGGTGGGCGGCGCGCATTATCACGGCGAATGTTTTGTCTTCGATTACCGCACCGCGCTCAATCCACAGCTCGAACCCACCGCCACAGCGCAGTGTTTTGGCTGCCGCGCGGTGCTCAGCCCAGAAGCGCAGCTCTCGCCGCTGTATGTGCCGGGCAAAAGCTGTCCGGCATGCCATGAGCGGCACGCCGGCAGCGCTAAAACCACCCGATCCAAAGCGGCTTCATCCGCTTCAACCTCCACCCCGGCCCCTGCTGCCGCTAGCGATCTCGGCGACGCTAAGCGCTAAGCGCTAAACGTCATGCGCTATCGCGGCCGTTTCGCGCCGTCGCCTACCGGGCCGCTGCATCTCGGCTCGCTGGTTAGCGCCCTCGCTAGCTGGCTTGATGCACGGGCTCATCACGGCACCTGGCTCGTACGTATCGAAGATATCGACGGCCCACGCACGGTGCCTGGCGCGGCGGCTGCCATCCTCGCTACGCTGGCCCGCTTCGGCCTGCATCCCGATGAACCGCCGCAGTGGCAAAGCCAGCGTCTCGCGCATTACCAGCGAGCGCTGGAGCAGCTTCAAGCGGCGGCGCTGGTTTATCCGTGCAGTTGCACGCGCAAGGAAATCGCTGATTCGCTGATGCAGGCACATGCGCGCCATTCCACCCTCGCTTATCCCGGCACCTGCCGCGCTGGCCTGCATGGCAAGCCAGCGCGCGCGTGGCGTCTACGGGTGCCGGATGGCGCAGCGGCGGTGATGCGTTTCGACGACCGCTGGCAAGGTCCGCAAAGCCAGAATCTGGCCACGGATGTCGGTGATTTCGTGCTGCTGCGCGCGGATGGGCAGTGGGCGTATCAACTGGCTGTGGTGGTCGATGATGCGGACGCGGGAATCACGGATATCGTGCGCGGCGCAGATCTGCTTGATTCAACCGCGCGGCAGATTTACCTGCAGCGCTGCCTTGGCGTGGCAACGCCGCGCTATCTGCATGTCCCGGTCGTGGCGAATGCCGCTGGGGAAAAGCTCAGTAAGCAAACCGGGGCGGAACCGCTGGAGACAACAGCGCCGCTCGCAACCTTGCAAATAGCAGCCAGGCATCTGAAGCTGGATTTGCCTGTGGAGGCGCATGCGTCGCTAGAAAAGTTTTACGCGGCGGCGACGGCGGCCTGGGCGCAGCGGGCCAGCGTGCTGCGGTAACCCATCCTCAATGGACCATAAAAAAAGCGGCACCAGATGGTGCCGCAGATTCATTCAGTTCAAATTCAAGTTCAAATTCAGCTCAGGACGAAGAATCCGTCTTGCGCGGCATACCCAGCCCGCCCAGCAACGCAGCCAATGGCTGTTTCGAAACCGGTTTAGGCGCGGCCACCACGGTCTCGTCAAGCGGACGCGCATTGGGGGAAGGCTCGTAAGGCTTGAGGAAAAATTCGTCGACCGGAGCCTGGCGCGGGTGATGCGGCCGCTCGTAGGTTCCTGGTGTGCGGCGGCGTCCTGAGCGCTCATCGCGTCCTTCACGCCCTTCACGCTCACGCCGTGGGCCGCTGCGTTCTTCGTGGTGATGACGCACTGGCGTGGCCACCGTCAAGCGCTGCACTTCCAGTGGCCGCTTGATGAGTTTTTCGATATCGGCCAGTTGCTTGCGCTCGTTCGGGCTGCACAGCGACAACGCATCGCCCAGTGCTCCCGCACGGCCCGTGCGGCCAATCCGGTGCACGTAATCTTCAGCGCTAAATGGCAAATCGAAATTAATCACCGCGGGCAATTCGGCAATATCCAGCCCGCGCGCCGCGACATCCGTAGCGACCAGCGCGACGATCTCGCCGCGTTTGAAGGCTTCCAGCGCCTGCATCCGTTCGTTTTGCGTGCGGTCGCCGTGAATCGCCGTCGCCACCACGCCATCGCGTTCCAGTTGCCGCGCCAGGCGGCCCGCGCCGATCTTGCTATTACAGAACACGATGACTTGCTTCAGGCCGCGCTCGCGGATCAACTGCACCACCGCACTGCTCTTGTCACCTTCCGGCACTTCAAACACGATTTGCGTGACGTTGATCGAGGTCGAATTGCTGCGCGCCACTTCGATAGTCAGAGGGTTGCGCAGATAGGTTGCGGCGAGCTTTTTGATTTCGCCGGAGAACGTGGCGGAAAACAGCAACGTCTGACGTTCTTTTGGCAGCAGATTCAGGATGCGCTGCAAATCGGGCAG of Paraburkholderia bonniea contains these proteins:
- a CDS encoding DEAD/DEAH box helicase, which codes for MSDTAALPTSTITSFDQFGLADDILKAIHEQGYTVPTPIQAQAIPVVLAGRDMMGAAQTGTGKTASFSLPILQRLLPHASTSTSPARHPVRALILTPTRELADQVAANVLAYGKHTALRSTVVFGGVDMNPQMAELRSGVEILIATPGRLLDHVQQKTAQLGQVQILVLDEADRMLDMGFLPDLQRILNLLPKERQTLLFSATFSGEIKKLAATYLRNPLTIEVARSNSTSINVTQIVFEVPEGDKSSAVVQLIRERGLKQVIVFCNSKIGAGRLARQLERDGVVATAIHGDRTQNERMQALEAFKRGEIVALVATDVAARGLDIAELPAVINFDLPFSAEDYVHRIGRTGRAGALGDALSLCSPNERKQLADIEKLIKRPLEVQRLTVATPVRHHHEERSGPRREREGREGRDERSGRRRTPGTYERPHHPRQAPVDEFFLKPYEPSPNARPLDETVVAAPKPVSKQPLAALLGGLGMPRKTDSSS
- a CDS encoding sulfurtransferase, which gives rise to MSIVNLAAYQFATLEATAAWRPLVTQRCEALGLRGTVLLAPEGINLFVAGTAEAAHAFIDYLRHDPLFEGKFTQLQFKESLSPTQPFRRMLVKLKREIITMKKPAIQPELGRAPAVDAHTLKAWLDQGHDDTGRPVVMLDTRNAFEVDVGTFDNTLDYRMTRFSEFPDVIEQHRADLEGKTVVSFCTGGIRCEKAAIYMKEIGIDHVYQLDGGILKYFEEVGGAHYHGECFVFDYRTALNPQLEPTATAQCFGCRAVLSPEAQLSPLYVPGKSCPACHERHAGSAKTTRSKAASSASTSTPAPAAASDLGDAKR
- the gluQRS gene encoding tRNA glutamyl-Q(34) synthetase GluQRS, with the translated sequence MRYRGRFAPSPTGPLHLGSLVSALASWLDARAHHGTWLVRIEDIDGPRTVPGAAAAILATLARFGLHPDEPPQWQSQRLAHYQRALEQLQAAALVYPCSCTRKEIADSLMQAHARHSTLAYPGTCRAGLHGKPARAWRLRVPDGAAAVMRFDDRWQGPQSQNLATDVGDFVLLRADGQWAYQLAVVVDDADAGITDIVRGADLLDSTARQIYLQRCLGVATPRYLHVPVVANAAGEKLSKQTGAEPLETTAPLATLQIAARHLKLDLPVEAHASLEKFYAAATAAWAQRASVLR
- the dnaE gene encoding DNA polymerase III subunit alpha; amino-acid sequence: MAPMSDPRFVHLRVHSEFSIADGIVRLDDIVKAAAQDGQGALALTDLSNAFGLVRFYKEARSKGVKPIAGCDVWITNHDDRDKPSRLLLLVRNQRGYLNLCELLSRASLTNQHRGRAEVDAAWLADGMGEGLLALSGAQYGDIGVALSNGNEAAAKRHAQRWAEIFPGAFYLELQRSGQPGGETYVQQAVALAAALKLPVVATHPLQFMIPDDFTAHEARVCISEGDMLANPRRPKRFTTDQYFRTQAEMAALFADIPAALANTVEIARRCNLILELGKPRLPLFPTPDGMSLDDYLVQLSQEGLEKRLEQLYPDAAARDAQRPVYSERLMFECGTIIDMGFPGYFLIVADFINWAKNNGVPVGPGRGSGAGSLVAYALGVTDLDPLRYNLLFERFLNPERVSMPDFDIDFCQEGRDRVIQYVKQKYGADAVSQIATFGTMAAKAAVRDIGRVLDLGYMFTDGIAKLIPFKPGKHVTIADAIKEEPLLQERFDNEDEVRQLLELAQRVEGLTRNVGMHAGGVLIAPGKLTDFCPLYTQGDDSGVVSQYDKDDVEAVGLVKFDFLGLTTLTILDWAERYIRRLDPSKQDWSLAQVPLDDPASFSILKKANTVAVFQLESRGMQGMLKDAQPDRFEDIIALVALYRPGPMDLIPSFCARKHGREVVEYPDPRVKPVLQETYGIMVYQEQVMQMAQIIGGYSLGGADLLRRAMGKKKAEEMAEHRALFRDGAAKNGLTAEKADEIFDLMEKFAGYGFNKSHAAAYALLAYFTAWLKAHHPAEFMAANLSLAMDDTDKVKILFEDCLMNGMSVLPPDINQSAYRFEPVAPAAGKARADTIRYGLGAIKGSGQNAIEDIIRARDQDGPFIDLFDFCNRVDRRMVNRRTVEALIRAGAFDLLHDNRAQLIASVSLAMEAAEQASANAMQAGLFDMGDAPSQGHELVLEPAWAEKQKLQEEKSALGFYLSGHLFDAYRDEIRRFARQKIGELKEGRDKLVAGVIVSLRTQMTQRGKMLIAVLDDGTGQCEVTVFNELFEAHKALFKEDELLVVQGQARNDMFTGGIRFTVETVMDLGCARSRYAEALKVQLGGDADAQVLRRLLQAHCVPRAQAGAPPPAAPSASRSARQGYGGDDHAGRRQAAAAAPAGLAVWVMYCNQRAQAAVQLGEAWRVIPSDELLAALRAEYADNAVEIVY